One window of the Carassius auratus strain Wakin unplaced genomic scaffold, ASM336829v1 scaf_tig00027103, whole genome shotgun sequence genome contains the following:
- the LOC113079063 gene encoding zona pellucida sperm-binding protein 3-like: MGFLQGVLVLVVIVAFDLKSALGSLKLRQSPSSRKPQSASASRVPDLSSQGFLNPFQKASPLPSLDYRKFSQEPLGLQEKQLLQGPVKPLDWKFPVVPEVQRELAVNFQFRKPVTPSSVAVQCSEDRVHVEVKKDMFSNGQLIQPSGLSMGGCPVVGEDSASGVLILEYALQDCNSVLMMTADELVYTFAVTYTPVAFAGTPITRTEGAVVGVQCHYQRLHNVSSNALNPTWVPYASTEVAEDVLVFSMNLMMDDWANQRPSNVYYLGDIINIEASVKVYNHVPLRVFVDRCVATQVPDVTSVPRYSFIENHGCLVDAKATASSSHFLPRTQEDKIRFQLEAFMFQGGSSPSIYITCTVKATLASAPSDALHKSCSFSNGWLAADGNHQVCACCDSTCGPEGGRDAPIGGVHWEGKASLGPVMVQGRQKTLGGPQ, from the exons ATGGGGTTCTTGCAAGGTGTGTTAGTGTTGGTTGTGATTGTGGCTTTTGATCTGAAGAGTGCATTGGGAAGTTTGAAACTCCGTCAAAGTCCAAGCAGCAGAAAGCCGCAATCAGCTTCAGCTTCCAGAGTTCCTGATCTTTCTTCTCAAGGGTTCTTGAATCCTTTCCAAAAAGCTTCTCCGCTTCCGAGTCTTGACTACAGAAAGTTTTCACAAGAGCCTCTTGGTCTTCAGGAGAAGCAGCTGTTGCAGGGTCCAGTCAAGCCTTTGGACTGGAAGTTTCCCGTCGTTCCAGAGGTGCAACGTGAGTTGGCGGTGAACTTCCAGTTTAGGAAACCTGTGACTCCCAGTAGTGTGGCTGTTCAATGCAGTGAGGACCGGGTTCATGTGGAGGTGAAGAAGGATATGTTCAGCAATGGTCAACTGATCCAGCCATCTGGTTTGTCTATGGGAGGCTGTCCTGTTGTTGGTGAGGACTCTGCCTCTGGGGTGCTCATCCTCGAATATGCACTACAGGACTGCAATAGTGTGCTGATG ATGACTGCGGATGAGCTAGTCTACACCTTTGCTGTTACCTACACCCCTGTGGCATTTGCTGGCACGCCGATTACCCGTACTGAGGGTGCAGTTGTTGGCGTTCAATGCCACTATCAGAG GCTCCATAATGTGAGCAGTAATGCTTTGAATCCAACTTGGGTTCCTTATGCTTCAACGGAGGTTGCCGAAGATGTTTTGGTGTTCTCCATGAACCTCATGATGG ATGACTGGGCCAATCAGAGGCCTTCAAATGTGTACTACTTGGGtgacattattaatattgaagCATCTGTGAAGGTGTACAACCACGTCCCCctgcgtgtgtttgtggaccGCTGTGTGGCCACCCAAGTACCTGATGTGACTTCTGTTCCGAGATATTCCTTCATTGAGAACCATGG GTGCCTTGTGGATGCCAAGGCTACGGCTTCCAGCTCCCACTTCTTGCCTCGGACCCAGGAAGACAAGATCCGGTTCCAGCTGGAGGCTTTCATGTTCCAGGGAGGATCCAGTCCTTCT ATCTACATAACGTGTACCGTGAAGGCCACTCTTGCTTCTGCACCCAGTGACGCTCTCCACAAATCCTGTTCCTTTTCCAACGG GTGGCTTGCTGCTGATGGGAACCACCAGGTTTGTGCTTGCTGTGACTCAACTTGTGGCCCTGAAGGGGGACGTGATGCTCCTATTGGGG GTGTTCATTGGGAAGGCAAGGCCTCACTCGGTCCTGTAATGGTTCAAGGGCGACAGAAGACTTTAGGTGGACCCCAATAA